In the genome of Planctomycetota bacterium, the window CTCAGGGCTTCGCGTCGCCGACAAACAAGCCGCAGCGGCACTTGCCGCTCCGGGCGATTTCCTCTTCGTGCGTCCGGCACGGGCACACGTTCGCAAGGTCTGTCTCCGGGTTTCCCGTGACGACGCGGCACGGGCAGTAATAGTCGCCGAACTTCACCTTTCGCCGGACGAGGCCGTCAATCAGCGCCTCGACGACCTTGTCGCTCGGGTTCAGCCTGCAAGCGGATTCCGTCGTATGCCGGCGGACCCGGTCGGTGATTTCGCGGCGATACGCCTCCAGGTCCGTCCCTTCCTTGGTCACGCAGCGCATTCCTCCGGCACCCCGTCCCTGTCGCGGCGTTGAAGCGATTATAAGCGAAAGCGAAGGCGCCGGTCAAGGCAC includes:
- a CDS encoding ferredoxin:thioredoxin reductase, producing MTKEGTDLEAYRREITDRVRRHTTESACRLNPSDKVVEALIDGLVRRKVKFGDYYCPCRVVTGNPETDLANVCPCRTHEEEIARSGKCRCGLFVGDAKP